A single window of Streptomyces xanthii DNA harbors:
- a CDS encoding ROK family transcriptional regulator, translating to MTAPLHRPRPGTPDTQQGMRRRNLSRVLHAVAAEGPLSRAAVAQHIGLTRAAVSTLVDELIRAGLLEELGPQRPGGVGRPGSALMVSDRGPAGFGAEVGVDHLAVCAVDLRGTVRARAERRVSNRGRAPGPVLRDLAALINQVNGEAAAEGLRPAGLAVAVPGLVARGSHTVVRAPNLDWHDTDLGALLPAHLPWGDDVPLTVDNEANFGALAELWLTADRPADFLHVSAEIGIGAALVVEGELLRGARGFAGELGHVPVRPEGPACPCGSRGCLEQYAGEEAVLRAAGLAPGADRTALLAERADAGDAATRRALRGAGSALGIALTGAVNLLDPRAVVLGGALSRLAPWLLPSLERELTRRATTPADGVLISQLGSEGPLLGAAHSARRTVLDDPMGSVRA from the coding sequence ATGACCGCACCACTGCACCGGCCCCGCCCCGGAACCCCCGACACCCAGCAGGGCATGCGCCGGCGCAACCTCTCCCGCGTGCTCCACGCGGTCGCCGCCGAGGGCCCCCTGTCCCGCGCGGCGGTCGCGCAGCACATCGGGCTGACCCGGGCCGCCGTGTCCACGCTCGTCGACGAGCTGATCCGGGCCGGGCTCCTGGAGGAGCTGGGGCCGCAGCGCCCCGGCGGGGTGGGCCGGCCCGGTTCCGCACTGATGGTCAGCGACCGCGGCCCGGCCGGGTTCGGCGCCGAGGTGGGAGTCGACCACCTCGCGGTGTGCGCGGTCGACCTGCGCGGCACGGTGCGGGCCCGCGCCGAGCGCCGGGTGAGCAACCGGGGGCGCGCTCCGGGACCGGTGCTGCGCGACCTCGCCGCGCTGATCAACCAGGTGAACGGGGAGGCGGCCGCCGAGGGACTGCGGCCCGCCGGGCTCGCGGTGGCCGTGCCGGGCCTCGTCGCGCGCGGCTCGCACACGGTCGTCCGCGCCCCGAACCTGGACTGGCACGACACGGACCTCGGCGCCCTGCTCCCCGCACATCTGCCCTGGGGCGACGACGTGCCGCTGACCGTCGACAACGAGGCCAACTTCGGTGCCCTCGCCGAGCTCTGGCTCACCGCCGACCGCCCCGCCGACTTCCTGCACGTCTCCGCGGAGATCGGAATCGGCGCCGCGCTCGTCGTGGAAGGGGAACTCCTGCGCGGGGCACGGGGGTTCGCGGGCGAACTGGGCCATGTACCGGTGCGCCCGGAGGGGCCCGCGTGCCCGTGCGGGTCGCGCGGCTGCCTGGAGCAGTACGCGGGCGAGGAGGCGGTGCTGCGCGCGGCGGGCCTGGCTCCGGGCGCGGACCGGACGGCGCTGCTGGCCGAACGGGCGGACGCGGGCGACGCGGCCACCCGCCGGGCCCTGCGCGGCGCCGGCTCCGCCCTCGGTATCGCGCTGACCGGCGCGGTGAATCTCCTGGACCCCCGCGCGGTGGTCCTCGGCGGCGCCCTTTCCCGCCTGGCTCCCTGGCTTCTCCCGTCCCTGGAGCGGGAGTTGACGCGCCGGGCGACGACCCCGGCCGACGGAGTCCTGATCTCCCAGCTGGGCTCGGAGGGCCCGCTGCTCGGGGCGGCCCACTCGGCGAGGCGCACCGTGCTGGACGACCCGATGGGTTCCGTACGGGCCTGA
- the xylB gene encoding xylulokinase: MPAAEGPLVVGVDSSTQSTKALVVDVATGAVVASGQAPHTVTSGAGRESDPEEWYGALRSALAQCGDAARRAAAVSVGGQQHGLVTLDARGRPVRPALLWNDVRSAPQARRLVAELGGPEEWAERFGSVPGASFTVAKWAWLAEHEPDAVRATAAVRLPHDYLTGRLAGGPGTTDRGDASGTGWWASRTESYDEEVLGRVGLDPALLPRVVAPGETAGAVPGNDPELPLPEGVLVAAGTGDNAAAALGLGLLPGTPVLSLGTSGTVYAVSRHRPADPSGVVAGFADARGDWLPLACTLNCTLAVDRIAALLGLDREAVEPGGTATLLPYLDGERTPDLPNASGVLTGLRHDTTGGQVLQAAYDGAVHALLGALDHVLDADADPTEPLLLIGGGARGSAWQQTVRRLSGRAVRVPRARELVALGAAAQAAGLLTGEDPAAVARRWGTTEGPVLEAVERDEAALERISGVREGAGRLLEGA; this comes from the coding sequence ATGCCAGCTGCCGAGGGCCCCCTCGTCGTCGGGGTCGACAGTTCGACACAGTCCACGAAGGCCCTGGTGGTCGACGTCGCCACGGGGGCGGTGGTGGCGAGCGGGCAGGCGCCGCACACGGTGACATCGGGCGCGGGGCGCGAGAGCGATCCCGAGGAGTGGTACGGGGCGCTGCGATCGGCGCTCGCGCAGTGCGGGGACGCGGCGCGGCGGGCGGCGGCGGTCTCGGTGGGCGGGCAGCAGCACGGGCTCGTGACGCTCGACGCACGGGGGCGGCCGGTGCGTCCGGCCCTGCTGTGGAACGACGTGCGTTCGGCGCCCCAGGCACGGCGGCTGGTAGCGGAGCTGGGCGGCCCCGAGGAGTGGGCGGAGCGGTTCGGGAGCGTGCCGGGGGCCTCGTTCACCGTGGCGAAGTGGGCGTGGCTGGCGGAGCACGAGCCGGACGCCGTGCGGGCCACGGCGGCGGTCCGCCTCCCCCACGACTATCTGACCGGTCGCCTTGCCGGTGGTCCGGGCACGACGGATCGCGGTGACGCGTCCGGTACGGGGTGGTGGGCGTCGCGCACGGAGTCGTACGACGAGGAGGTGCTGGGCCGGGTCGGGCTGGATCCCGCGCTGCTGCCCCGCGTGGTGGCGCCCGGCGAGACGGCGGGCGCCGTCCCCGGGAACGATCCTGAACTCCCCCTGCCCGAGGGCGTTCTGGTGGCCGCCGGCACCGGGGACAACGCGGCGGCCGCGCTCGGGCTCGGCCTGCTGCCCGGCACACCGGTGCTCAGCCTCGGCACGTCCGGGACGGTGTACGCGGTGTCGCGGCACCGGCCCGCGGATCCGAGCGGAGTCGTCGCCGGGTTCGCGGACGCGCGCGGCGACTGGCTGCCGCTGGCCTGCACCCTGAACTGCACGCTCGCCGTGGACCGGATCGCCGCGCTGCTGGGCCTGGACCGGGAGGCGGTCGAACCGGGCGGCACCGCGACGCTCCTGCCCTACCTGGACGGCGAGCGCACGCCCGATCTGCCGAACGCGTCGGGGGTGCTCACCGGGCTGCGGCACGACACGACGGGCGGGCAGGTGCTGCAAGCCGCGTACGACGGGGCGGTGCACGCGCTGCTCGGGGCGCTCGACCACGTCCTGGACGCCGACGCCGACCCCACGGAGCCGCTCCTTCTCATCGGCGGCGGCGCACGCGGCTCCGCCTGGCAGCAGACGGTCCGGCGCCTGTCCGGGCGCGCGGTGCGGGTGCCGCGGGCGCGCGAGCTGGTGGCACTGGGCGCGGCGGCACAGGCGGCGGGCCTGCTGACGGGGGAGGATCCGGCGGCGGTGGCCCGGCGCTGGGGGACGACCGAGGGGCCCGTACTGGAGGCGGTGGAGCGGGACGAGGCAGCGCTGGAGCGGATCTCGGGGGTGCGGGAGGGGGCGGGGCGGTTGCTGGAGGGGGCTTGA
- a CDS encoding M20 family metallopeptidase has translation MSAPPRQQPLDEVLLSLSRAHQARYLEDLAELVAIDSGSYSADGVNRVADLVRAHLERLDFAVERVALPPHRGHRTGDLLIGRKEGRLPVADGGRRLLLAAHMDTVFDDGAAAERPFSLDGSLAHGPGVSDDKGGLVAGLAALEILARAGIEDYDELVFLATPDEEIGSPASRPFIRRAAEGVHFALALECARENGDLVIARKGVADFRLTVTGRAAHAGIEPERGANAALAAAHLVIAIQALNGVWEGVTLNVGVVRAGSRFNIVCPEAELLVEIRSATESGMRAATGALRRAAARPVVPGTHVGVEELMSCPPMEDMPASRRMLDTAQDIGGRLGLTFGATATGGVGDANTLAGTGVPTLDGLGPVGGADHTPEEWLDVSSVPARVALLASLVAALGDGRVL, from the coding sequence GTGAGCGCCCCGCCCCGGCAGCAGCCCCTCGACGAGGTGCTGCTGTCGCTGTCCCGCGCGCACCAGGCCCGTTACCTCGAGGACCTGGCCGAACTCGTCGCGATCGACTCCGGCTCGTACAGTGCCGACGGCGTCAACCGGGTGGCGGACCTGGTCCGCGCCCACCTCGAGCGACTGGACTTCGCCGTGGAACGTGTCGCGCTGCCACCGCACCGAGGACACCGCACCGGCGATCTGCTCATCGGCCGCAAGGAAGGCCGCCTCCCGGTCGCGGACGGAGGACGCCGACTCCTGCTCGCCGCGCACATGGACACCGTCTTCGACGACGGAGCCGCCGCCGAACGCCCCTTCTCCCTCGACGGATCCCTCGCTCACGGGCCAGGAGTCAGCGACGACAAGGGAGGTCTGGTCGCGGGCCTCGCAGCTCTTGAGATCCTCGCCCGGGCAGGCATCGAGGACTACGACGAACTCGTCTTCCTCGCCACACCCGACGAGGAGATCGGCTCACCCGCCAGCAGACCGTTCATCCGGCGGGCGGCCGAAGGGGTCCACTTCGCCCTGGCCCTCGAATGCGCCCGGGAGAACGGCGATCTGGTCATCGCGCGCAAGGGGGTCGCCGACTTCCGGCTCACCGTCACCGGACGCGCCGCACACGCGGGCATCGAACCCGAACGCGGAGCGAACGCGGCCCTGGCCGCCGCCCATCTCGTCATCGCGATCCAGGCGCTGAACGGCGTGTGGGAGGGCGTCACCCTCAACGTGGGCGTCGTGCGCGCGGGCAGCCGCTTCAACATCGTGTGTCCCGAGGCGGAACTCCTCGTAGAGATCCGTTCGGCCACCGAGAGCGGCATGCGCGCCGCCACCGGCGCCTTGAGGCGGGCCGCCGCGCGGCCCGTCGTCCCCGGCACCCACGTCGGCGTCGAGGAACTCATGTCCTGCCCGCCGATGGAGGACATGCCCGCCTCCCGCCGGATGCTCGACACGGCCCAGGACATCGGCGGACGCCTGGGCCTGACCTTCGGTGCCACGGCGACGGGCGGTGTCGGGGACGCCAACACCCTCGCCGGCACCGGGGTCCCGACACTCGACGGTCTGGGACCGGTCGGCGGCGCCGACCACACCCCGGAGGAATGGCTCGACGTCAGCTCGGTCCCGGCCAGGGTCGCCCTGCTCGCCTCCCTCGTCGCCGCCCTGGGTGACGGCCGCGTGCTCTGA
- a CDS encoding MurR/RpiR family transcriptional regulator, which translates to MAPGALADVIRHKLGDLSPAERKVARVLLVNYPSAGFETVAVLADRAGVSAPTVIRFANRLGYRGFPDFQTALREELDERNASPLSLCESADHTRADAAPGGEASLLAQGSTLFSSAVAQTLTELPPHDLEQAVSLLADGKRRITLAGGRFTHLLAQYLGLHLMQLRGDIRLLPEGDVERTATLGALTRRDVLVVFDYRRYEQDKVTMAEIALEQGAKVILFTDRWLSPVSAHAEVVLPSLVTTPSPYDSLVPTLAVVETVVAGVVTALGDAAPERLRHTEEIAGRLGLQ; encoded by the coding sequence ATGGCCCCTGGCGCACTCGCCGACGTGATCCGGCACAAGCTGGGCGACCTCAGCCCGGCCGAGCGCAAGGTCGCCCGGGTCCTCCTGGTCAACTATCCGTCGGCCGGCTTCGAGACCGTCGCCGTCCTCGCCGACCGGGCGGGCGTCAGCGCCCCCACCGTCATCCGCTTCGCCAACCGTCTCGGCTACCGAGGCTTCCCCGACTTCCAGACCGCCCTGCGCGAGGAACTCGACGAACGCAACGCCTCGCCACTGTCCCTGTGCGAGTCCGCCGACCACACGCGCGCCGACGCGGCGCCGGGCGGCGAGGCGTCCCTGCTCGCACAGGGCAGCACCCTGTTCAGCTCCGCCGTCGCGCAGACTCTCACCGAACTCCCGCCGCACGACCTGGAACAGGCCGTCTCACTCCTGGCCGACGGCAAACGCCGCATCACCCTGGCCGGCGGCCGCTTCACCCATCTCCTCGCCCAGTACCTCGGACTGCACCTCATGCAGTTGCGCGGCGACATCCGGCTCCTGCCCGAGGGCGACGTCGAACGGACCGCGACACTCGGCGCTCTCACCCGCCGGGACGTCCTGGTCGTGTTCGACTACCGCCGCTACGAGCAGGACAAGGTCACCATGGCCGAAATCGCCCTCGAACAGGGTGCGAAGGTCATCCTGTTCACCGACCGCTGGCTCTCCCCGGTCTCCGCGCACGCCGAGGTCGTACTGCCCAGTCTGGTCACGACACCGTCCCCGTACGACAGCCTCGTACCGACCCTCGCCGTGGTCGAGACCGTCGTCGCCGGAGTGGTCACGGCACTCGGCGACGCCGCCCCCGAACGCCTGCGGCACACCGAGGAGATCGCGGGGCGCCTCGGACTGCAGTGA
- a CDS encoding GAF domain-containing protein: protein MTDPWVALEPGTDPSERVRALRRAHERFTAAGTVVRPVRPVVAASWRRSAGARVSPDGSASVELADGDLGAYRAEHPLARVMPLFRELMGTFASDGEHLLAVCDAHGRLLWVEGHAATRRQAGRMNFVPGARWSESAMGTNAPGTAVAVDRPVQVFAAEHFIREVQPWTCAAAPVHDPHSGRLLGAVDITGGDGLAHPHSLAFVQAVARAAESQLALLAPPPAEETGLRLSVLGRDEALLLTPAGHKIRLGRRHSELLVLLSRHPEGLTGDELLCCLYEDESVTPVTLRAELARLRRVVGPGVLESRPYRLAVPVESDLAVVERRLGSGAVTAAASAYTGPLLPQSQAPAVARIRRRLSDGLRAALIARGDPDLLADWAHAPWGEDDLDVWRALAAARPAPAVLSRLAALDAEQGAGSYAT, encoded by the coding sequence TTGACCGATCCGTGGGTCGCGCTCGAGCCGGGCACCGATCCGTCCGAACGGGTGCGGGCGCTGCGGCGCGCGCACGAGCGGTTCACGGCGGCGGGCACGGTCGTCCGGCCCGTGCGTCCGGTGGTGGCCGCGTCCTGGCGCCGTTCGGCGGGCGCCCGGGTCAGCCCGGACGGCTCGGCGTCGGTGGAGCTGGCCGACGGCGATCTCGGGGCCTATCGCGCGGAGCATCCGCTGGCCCGGGTGATGCCGCTGTTCCGCGAGCTGATGGGCACGTTCGCGTCGGACGGGGAGCATCTCCTGGCGGTGTGCGACGCGCACGGGCGGCTGCTGTGGGTGGAGGGGCACGCGGCGACCCGGCGGCAGGCGGGCCGGATGAACTTCGTGCCGGGCGCCCGCTGGTCGGAGTCGGCGATGGGGACGAACGCGCCCGGCACCGCGGTCGCGGTGGACCGGCCGGTGCAGGTGTTCGCCGCCGAGCACTTCATCCGCGAGGTCCAGCCGTGGACGTGCGCGGCGGCCCCCGTGCACGACCCGCATTCGGGGCGGCTGCTCGGCGCCGTCGACATCACCGGCGGCGACGGACTCGCGCATCCCCACAGCCTGGCGTTCGTCCAGGCGGTGGCACGCGCCGCCGAGTCCCAGCTGGCCCTGCTCGCCCCGCCGCCCGCCGAGGAGACGGGCCTGCGGCTGAGCGTCCTCGGCCGCGACGAGGCCCTCCTGCTGACCCCGGCCGGCCACAAGATCCGCCTCGGCCGCCGCCACAGCGAGCTCCTCGTCCTCCTCTCCCGCCACCCCGAAGGCCTGACCGGCGACGAACTGCTGTGCTGCCTCTACGAGGACGAGTCGGTGACCCCGGTGACGCTGCGGGCCGAACTCGCCCGCCTGCGCCGGGTGGTGGGGCCGGGTGTGCTGGAGTCCCGCCCGTACCGGCTGGCCGTCCCGGTCGAGTCGGACCTCGCCGTGGTGGAGCGCCGTCTCGGTTCCGGCGCGGTGACGGCCGCCGCGTCCGCGTACACGGGCCCGCTGCTCCCGCAGTCGCAGGCGCCCGCCGTGGCCCGGATCCGCCGCCGCCTGTCCGACGGGCTGCGGGCGGCACTGATCGCGCGCGGCGACCCGGACCTGCTCGCCGACTGGGCGCACGCGCCGTGGGGCGAGGACGACCTCGACGTGTGGCGCGCCCTCGCGGCCGCCCGGCCCGCGCCCGCGGTCCTGTCCCGCCTCGCCGCGCTCGACGCCGAGCAGGGCGCGGGCTCGTACGCAACGTAG
- the thpR gene encoding RNA 2',3'-cyclic phosphodiesterase: MTEAPQTAAQHAFIALAPPDDAKNELARALGPAYAACPDLRWNRIEDWHITLAFLGELPVRVVQRLRGPLADLAAARPALELSLVGGGHFDERVLWSGIAGDLGPLHELAEAVRARVRHCGVSFVERPLRPHLTLARARRSDTTSVTAAAASLDGFAGRPWRTERLHLVGSTVRGHAGPRRYQDIDAWPLVVGQAFLA; the protein is encoded by the coding sequence GTGACCGAAGCACCGCAGACCGCCGCCCAGCACGCGTTCATCGCCCTCGCGCCACCCGACGACGCGAAGAACGAGCTGGCCCGCGCCCTGGGGCCGGCCTACGCGGCCTGTCCCGACCTGCGCTGGAACCGCATCGAGGACTGGCACATCACCCTGGCCTTTCTGGGCGAGTTGCCGGTGCGGGTCGTTCAGCGGCTTCGCGGGCCCCTCGCCGACCTGGCGGCTGCGCGGCCCGCTCTCGAACTGTCGCTGGTCGGCGGCGGGCACTTCGACGAGCGGGTGCTGTGGAGCGGCATCGCGGGCGATCTCGGCCCGCTGCACGAGCTGGCCGAGGCGGTGCGGGCGCGGGTCCGGCACTGCGGAGTCTCCTTCGTGGAGCGTCCGCTGCGCCCCCACCTCACCCTGGCCCGCGCCCGGCGCTCCGACACCACGTCCGTCACGGCGGCGGCCGCCTCCCTCGACGGTTTCGCCGGACGCCCTTGGCGGACCGAACGCCTCCATCTGGTCGGGAGCACGGTGCGAGGCCACGCGGGCCCGCGGCGTTATCAGGACATCGACGCCTGGCCTCTCGTCGTCGGTCAGGCGTTCCTGGCCTGA
- a CDS encoding phospholipase D-like domain-containing protein — protein MKRTLTFLTALAVTALSPTTAHAAVKKAKPALSCETRTFTSRPGPSFNDPENPDAQMNVMGPIIESINSAGCGQTIRVAMYSIGSTQPGPEFADALIAAHQRGVIVKALMDYHSDNAIWQSMVDELGNDPRASSFAALCPGGCLTHYSGSALHAKYYMLSGGSDANRTVTVSSANPTSAQARTAWNSAFTVKGNVDLYNSYARYFTAMAKGARGGPGPLVPDYYSSAGGQAARTLSPPSYQWPKARSKSDTWVDFLNNVKAPATINIAMFQWTSHGKPGDRNYLELPKKLVRLAQSGVKIRILFTAGQVDSSVQTYLKDRPNIDVHDTTRGIDANGNALHYTHDKYMMVSGGYAGNANSRIVFAGSSNWTSNGVWHNDESDLKLTGRTSYDAFMTDWQNQYARCCGTVWRQSTAEERAENPELEIPIDPRQAQE, from the coding sequence ATGAAGCGCACACTCACGTTCCTCACCGCGCTGGCCGTCACCGCGCTGTCACCGACCACGGCCCACGCGGCGGTCAAGAAGGCCAAGCCTGCGCTCAGTTGCGAAACCCGCACCTTCACCTCGAGACCGGGCCCGAGCTTCAACGACCCGGAGAACCCCGACGCCCAGATGAACGTCATGGGCCCGATCATCGAATCGATCAACAGCGCCGGTTGCGGGCAGACCATACGCGTCGCCATGTACTCGATAGGCAGCACGCAGCCCGGCCCGGAATTCGCCGACGCCCTGATCGCCGCACACCAGCGTGGCGTCATCGTCAAGGCGCTGATGGACTATCACAGCGACAACGCGATCTGGCAGTCGATGGTCGACGAACTGGGCAACGACCCGCGAGCCTCCAGCTTCGCCGCGCTGTGTCCGGGCGGCTGCCTGACCCACTACTCCGGCTCCGCCCTGCACGCGAAGTACTACATGCTCAGCGGCGGGAGCGACGCGAACAGGACGGTGACCGTCAGCAGCGCCAACCCCACGTCCGCCCAGGCCAGGACCGCGTGGAACAGCGCCTTCACCGTCAAGGGCAACGTCGACCTGTACAACTCCTACGCCCGCTACTTCACCGCCATGGCCAAGGGGGCGCGGGGCGGCCCCGGCCCACTGGTGCCCGACTACTACAGCTCCGCCGGCGGCCAGGCCGCCAGGACACTGTCCCCGCCCTCCTACCAGTGGCCCAAGGCGCGGTCCAAGAGCGACACCTGGGTCGACTTCCTGAACAACGTCAAGGCGCCGGCCACGATCAACATCGCCATGTTCCAGTGGACCTCCCACGGGAAGCCGGGCGACCGGAACTATCTGGAACTGCCGAAGAAGCTGGTGAGACTGGCGCAGAGCGGAGTGAAGATACGCATACTCTTCACCGCCGGCCAGGTGGACAGCAGCGTGCAGACCTACCTGAAGGACCGGCCGAACATCGACGTCCACGACACCACCCGCGGCATCGACGCCAACGGCAACGCGCTGCACTACACGCACGACAAGTACATGATGGTCAGCGGCGGTTACGCGGGTAACGCCAATTCCAGAATCGTCTTCGCCGGCTCCTCGAACTGGACGAGCAACGGCGTCTGGCACAACGACGAGTCGGACCTGAAACTGACCGGCCGGACCAGCTACGACGCGTTCATGACGGACTGGCAGAACCAGTACGCACGCTGCTGTGGGACCGTGTGGCGCCAGTCGACCGCCGAGGAACGCGCCGAGAACCCGGAACTGGAGATCCCGATCGACCCGAGGCAGGCCCAGGAATAG
- a CDS encoding N-acetylmuramoyl-L-alanine amidase — protein MDRAESVSGRPEPAHPSRLARRRLLQAGALAAVPGLWLPAGRAAAVQAVDYPPAESVPASTSNYTKSSRPSTYKIDRVIIHVTQETYADTLAIFQNPAKQVSAHYVVRSADGHVAQCVREKDVAWHAGNWTYNTRSIGIEHEGWVDRPEYFTDAMYEGSAALTASICARYGIPRDREHILGHVEVPGTDHTDPGPYWDWTRYIRMVNFA, from the coding sequence ATGGACCGAGCTGAATCCGTCAGCGGCCGACCCGAGCCCGCGCACCCCTCCCGCCTGGCCCGCCGGCGCCTCCTCCAGGCGGGCGCGCTCGCCGCGGTCCCGGGGCTGTGGCTGCCGGCCGGCCGCGCCGCCGCCGTCCAGGCGGTGGACTACCCGCCGGCCGAGTCCGTCCCGGCCAGCACCTCCAACTACACGAAGTCCAGCCGCCCTTCGACCTACAAGATCGACCGTGTGATCATCCACGTCACGCAGGAGACCTACGCCGACACCCTGGCCATCTTCCAGAACCCGGCGAAGCAGGTCAGCGCGCACTATGTGGTCCGGTCGGCCGACGGTCACGTCGCGCAGTGCGTGCGCGAGAAGGACGTCGCGTGGCACGCGGGGAACTGGACCTACAACACGCGCAGCATCGGCATCGAGCACGAGGGCTGGGTGGACCGGCCCGAGTACTTCACGGACGCGATGTACGAGGGCTCCGCCGCGCTGACGGCGTCGATCTGCGCCCGCTACGGCATCCCGCGGGACCGGGAGCACATCCTCGGCCACGTCGAGGTGCCGGGCACGGACCACACGGACCCGGGTCCGTACTGGGACTGGACCCGCTACATCCGGATGGTCAACTTCGCCTGA
- the exaC gene encoding acetaldehyde dehydrogenase ExaC has translation MTRYAAPGTQGSVVSYQARYDHWIGGAYVPPARGQYFENPSPVNGQPFTEVARGTAEDVERALDAAHAAAPAWGRTAPGARGDILLKIADRMEQNLELLAVAESWENGKPVRETLAADIPLAIDHFRYFAGAVRAQEGSLSEIDDDTVAYHFHEPLGVVAQIIPWNFPILMATWKLAPALAAGNAVVIKPAEQTPASIHVWMSLIADLLPPGVVNIVNGFGVEAGKPLASSPRVAKVAFTGETTTGRLIMQYASENIKPVTLELGGKSPNIFFDDVWARDDDFRDKALEGFTMFALNQGEVCTCPSRALVQEGHYSEFIDAAIARTEAITPGHPLDTDTMIGAQASNDQLQKILSYLDIGQQEGAKVLTGGQRIEYDGELAGGYYVQPTIFQGNNRMRVFQEEIFGPVVSVASFADFDDAIKIANDTLYGLGAGVWTRDMNTAYRAGRAIQAGRVWTNCYHAYPAHAAFGGYKQSGIGRETHKMMLDHYQQTKNLLVSYSPKRLGFF, from the coding sequence ATGACCCGATACGCAGCGCCCGGCACGCAGGGCTCCGTCGTCTCGTACCAGGCCCGCTACGACCACTGGATCGGCGGCGCGTACGTCCCGCCCGCCCGCGGCCAGTACTTCGAGAACCCGAGCCCGGTCAACGGGCAGCCGTTCACCGAGGTGGCCCGGGGCACGGCCGAGGACGTGGAGCGCGCGCTCGACGCGGCGCACGCGGCGGCGCCTGCCTGGGGCCGCACCGCGCCCGGGGCCCGCGGCGACATCCTCCTCAAGATCGCCGACCGGATGGAACAGAACCTCGAACTGCTCGCCGTCGCCGAGAGCTGGGAGAACGGCAAGCCGGTCCGCGAGACCCTCGCGGCCGACATCCCGCTCGCCATCGACCACTTCCGCTACTTCGCGGGCGCGGTCCGCGCGCAGGAGGGCTCGCTCTCCGAGATCGACGACGACACCGTCGCGTACCACTTCCACGAACCGCTGGGCGTGGTCGCGCAGATCATCCCGTGGAACTTCCCGATCCTGATGGCGACCTGGAAGCTCGCGCCCGCGCTGGCGGCCGGCAACGCGGTGGTCATCAAGCCGGCCGAGCAGACCCCGGCCTCGATCCACGTCTGGATGTCCCTGATCGCGGACCTGCTGCCGCCGGGCGTGGTCAACATCGTGAACGGTTTCGGCGTGGAGGCGGGCAAGCCGCTGGCGTCGAGCCCGCGCGTCGCGAAGGTCGCGTTCACGGGCGAGACCACGACGGGCCGGCTGATCATGCAGTACGCCTCGGAGAACATCAAGCCGGTCACGCTGGAGCTGGGCGGCAAGTCGCCGAACATCTTCTTCGACGACGTCTGGGCGCGGGACGACGACTTCCGCGACAAGGCGCTCGAAGGCTTCACCATGTTCGCCCTGAACCAGGGCGAGGTCTGCACCTGCCCCTCGCGGGCGCTGGTCCAGGAGGGCCACTACAGCGAGTTCATCGACGCGGCGATCGCCCGCACCGAGGCCATCACGCCCGGCCACCCCCTGGACACCGACACGATGATCGGCGCCCAGGCCTCCAACGACCAGCTCCAGAAGATCCTCTCCTACCTGGACATCGGCCAGCAGGAGGGCGCGAAGGTCCTGACGGGCGGTCAGCGCATCGAGTACGACGGCGAGCTGGCGGGCGGCTACTACGTCCAGCCCACCATCTTCCAGGGCAACAACCGCATGCGCGTCTTCCAGGAGGAGATCTTCGGCCCGGTCGTCTCGGTGGCCTCGTTCGCCGACTTCGACGACGCCATCAAGATCGCGAACGACACGCTGTACGGCCTGGGCGCGGGCGTGTGGACCCGCGACATGAACACGGCGTACCGCGCGGGCCGCGCCATCCAGGCCGGCCGCGTCTGGACGAACTGCTACCACGCGTACCCGGCGCACGCGGCGTTCGGCGGCTACAAGCAGTCCGGGATCGGCCGCGAGACGCACAAGATGATGCTGGACCACTACCAGCAGACGAAGAACCTTCTGGTTTCCTACAGCCCGAAGAGGCTCGGGTTCTTCTAG